From a single Solanum dulcamara chromosome 4, daSolDulc1.2, whole genome shotgun sequence genomic region:
- the LOC129887264 gene encoding probable serine/threonine-protein phosphatase 2A regulatory subunit B'' subunit TON2, with the protein MYSGSSDGEGTEALAQRKIPPPSSMLWVRNLRRYIGSGAGLGSEALMELETKRILLDIFKEKQQKSAEAGTIPSFYKKKPEEGSISHRVQRLAKYRFLKKQSDLLLNADDLDAMWVCLRENCVIDDATGAEKMNYEDFCHIASVCTEQIGPKCRRFFSPSNFMKFEKDESGRIAILPFYLYVMRTVSLTQARIDMSELDEDSDGFLQPNEMEAYIRGLIPNLAQLRDMPAAFVQMYCRIAAHKFFFFCDPHRRGKACIKKILLSNCLQELMELHQETEEEVTDTEQAENWFSLTSAQRICDMFLALDKDMNGTLSKQELREYADGTLTDIFIERVFDEHVRRGKIGGGNAREMDFESFLDFVLALENKDAPEGLTYLFRCLDLQGRGFLTTADIHTLFRDVHQKWIEGGNYELCIEDVRDEIWDMVKPADPLRISLADLLSCKQGGTVASMLIDVRGFWAHDNRENLLQEEEEPQEEG; encoded by the exons ATGTACAGTGGCTCAAGCGATGGAGAAGGCACTGAGGCTCTGGCGCAGCGAAAGATTCCCCCGCCATCCTCAATGCTTTGGGTCCGAAACCTCCGAAGATACATCGGATCCGGTGCGGGTCTTGGGTCTGAAGCACTAATGG AGCTTGAAACAAAAAGAATATTGCTAGATATTTTTAAGGAGAAGCAACAAAAGAGTGCTGAAGCTGGCACAATTCCTAGCTTTTATAAGAAG AAACCTGAAGAGGGATCTATTAGTCATAGAGTTCAGAGGCTGGCAAAATACCGATTTTTAAAG AAACAATCTGACCTCTTGCTGAATGCTGATGATTTGGATGCTATGTGGGTCTGCTTAAGAGAGAACTGTGTGATAGATGATGCAACTGGTGCAGAAAAG ATGAATTATGAAGACTTTTGCCACATTGCCTCTGTCTGTACAGAACAAATAGGACCTAAATGTCGCCGCTTTTTCAGTCCTTCAAATTTCATGAAGTTTGAGAAGGATGAATCAGGGAGAATTGCCATCCTGCCATTTTACCTTTATGTGATGCGTACA GTTTCACTTACTCAAGCCCGAATTGATATGAGTGAGCTTGATGAAGACTCTGATGGTTTCCTTCAACCCAAT GAAATGGAAGCCTATATACGGGGCCTGATTCCTAACCTAGCACAGCTTCGAGACATGCCAGCAGCTTTTGTGCAAATGTATTGCCGTATAGCTGCACacaaatttttcttcttttgtgatCCCCATAGACGAG GTAAGGCATGCATAAAAAAGATATTACTCAGCAACTGTCTCCAAGAGTTGATGGAACTTCACCAG GAAACTGAGGAAGAAGTTACTGACACAGAACAAGCTGAAAATTGGTTTTCCTTGACTTCCGCACAGCGGATTTGTG aCATGTTTCTTGCTCTTGATAAAGATATGAATGGAACATTGAGCAAGCAGGAGCTTAGGGAATATGCGGATGGTACACTAACAGATATCTTCATTGAAAGAG TGTTTGACGAGCATGTTCGACGTGGAAAAATTGGAGGCGGCAATGCCCGTGAAATGGATTTTGAAAGTTTTCTTGACTTCGTTCTAGCCCTGGAAAACAAGGATGCCCCGGAGGGTCTAACATATTTGTTCAGGTGTCTTGATCTCCAAGGAAGGGGTTTCCTAACTACAGCGGATATTCACACTCTATTCAG aGATGTCCATCAAAAATGGATTGAAGGAGGGAACTATGAACTATGCATCGAGGATGTAAGGGATGAAATATGGGATATGGTGAAGCCGGCTGACCCTTTGAGGATATCACTGGCTGATTTGCTATCATGCAAACAAGGTGGCACAGTTGCAAGCATGCTTATAGACGTGCGTGGTTTTTGGGCCCATGACAACAGGGAAAATCTTCTACAGGAAGAGGAAGAACCCCAAGAAGAGGGATGA